In Lacibacter sp. H375, one DNA window encodes the following:
- a CDS encoding Zn-dependent hydrolase produces MQRRNFIKQSSLTVVGMSVFGSLLSNSKKAGAALSVNSKRIEQRIFELAKFGIDEKGRGYRVAYTKGDIEGRAWFMELMKKAGLDPTIDAAGNIIGKRKGKNPLHKPIAFGSHIDMVPDGGNYDGTLGSISALEVIEILNENNVVTEHPLEVIVFANEEGGTIGSMAMVGNLTPEGLKQKSQSGLTQAEGIKVLGGNPDNIQSAKRTKGDIHAWIELHIEQGGILEREKIQIGVVEGIVGIVHWEVTVEGFANHAGATPMNLRQDALLAASKFIIAVNEVVNSVKGTQVGTVGKIAVQPGAYNVIPGKVVLGLEIRDLDAAKIEMLFKEMEKRAATIATSTKTKISFERQANESKPALTDKKLQQIINTSAKALGFTTKFMQSGAGHDSQEIAEIAPAAMIFIPSIGGISHSSKEFSTATDMANGANVLLQTILKIDKD; encoded by the coding sequence ATGCAACGCAGAAACTTCATTAAACAATCATCGCTCACCGTAGTTGGCATGAGTGTATTTGGTTCTTTGTTATCGAACAGCAAAAAAGCAGGAGCCGCTTTAAGCGTAAACAGCAAGCGTATAGAACAACGCATTTTTGAACTGGCAAAATTTGGCATTGATGAAAAAGGCCGTGGTTACCGTGTTGCTTATACCAAAGGCGATATTGAAGGCCGTGCATGGTTTATGGAACTGATGAAAAAAGCAGGACTTGATCCAACCATTGATGCAGCAGGCAATATCATTGGTAAGCGCAAAGGAAAAAATCCATTACACAAACCAATTGCATTTGGTTCGCATATTGATATGGTGCCCGACGGTGGTAACTATGATGGTACACTCGGCTCCATCAGTGCATTGGAAGTAATTGAGATACTCAATGAAAACAATGTGGTTACAGAACATCCTTTGGAAGTGATCGTATTTGCTAATGAAGAAGGCGGCACCATTGGAAGTATGGCCATGGTGGGGAACTTAACTCCTGAAGGATTAAAACAAAAAAGCCAGAGTGGATTAACACAGGCAGAGGGCATCAAAGTTCTTGGTGGTAATCCAGATAATATTCAATCAGCGAAACGCACTAAAGGAGACATCCATGCATGGATTGAATTGCATATTGAGCAAGGCGGCATTTTAGAAAGAGAAAAGATACAGATCGGTGTGGTGGAAGGTATTGTGGGTATTGTGCATTGGGAAGTTACGGTTGAAGGTTTCGCTAATCATGCAGGTGCAACACCTATGAACCTTCGACAAGATGCGTTGCTGGCTGCATCAAAATTTATTATTGCTGTAAACGAAGTGGTGAACAGTGTAAAAGGAACACAGGTAGGTACTGTTGGAAAAATTGCAGTACAGCCCGGAGCTTACAATGTTATTCCCGGTAAAGTTGTGTTGGGTTTAGAGATCCGTGATTTAGATGCTGCAAAAATTGAAATGCTCTTTAAAGAAATGGAGAAGCGTGCAGCAACCATTGCCACATCAACCAAAACAAAGATCAGTTTTGAACGGCAGGCCAATGAATCAAAGCCTGCATTGACCGATAAAAAATTACAGCAGATCATCAATACATCAGCAAAAGCATTGGGCTTTACCACAAAGTTTATGCAAAGCGGTGCAGGTCATGATTCACAGGAAATAGCAGAGATAGCACCCGCTGCCATGATCTTTATTCCAAGTATTGGCGGCATCAGTCATTCATCTAAAGAATTTTCAACAGCAACAGATATGGCCAACGGAGCAAATGTGTTGTTGCAAACCATCTTAAAAATTGATAAAGATTAA